TTACGAGGAAGGTAATAATCGGCTTTACGACGTTGGCTCAGCCAGCCAAACAGATTTGTGGAAAAATGGAAGAATGATAACAATCCCGGACGGTAGTTTACCGGTGATTTACAAGGATGCATCGCTGTTAATTGCAAAATCTGCTGTAAGCGATCCGTTTATCGATGAATTAATCAGCAAAATCAGCAAAGATTCACTGATTTCATATTCCGAGTTTTTTCAATCATATAACGGCAGATATTGTAACACCCGCAACTGGCGACAGGCACAAGCCGGGATAGCCAGTAAATTGACGTCTTTTGGCTGCGATTCGGTGGTGAATGATACGTTAACAGCGTTAATAGACGGTAGTTTTCTCAAGTGCCGGAATATAATCGCTTATAAGACGGGAACCGATTACCCCCATGATCAAATCATAATCGGGGCTCATTATGATACATATCCGGAAGATTCTCCCGGAGCCGACGATAATGGATCCGGACTGGTTGCGGTATTGGAAATCGCCCGAGCTCTGGCGGATATCGACACAAAAATGACAATTATATTTATCCTTTTTGATGCCGAAGAACATGGTCTTTGGGGATCCATGCATTATGCCCGGGAGGCGGCAGAAAGAAGTGATAGGATTGTCTGCGTCTTTAATTTGGATATGATTGGCCATTATCTAAACGAAACTGATTTAAAAGTTTTATTTCCAACCTCCAATAGTGAGGCTTTCGCCCAGGTGTTGTCTGATTTAGCAGTATCCTATGAATCAATTGGTTTGGCCTGCCATATTTCAGCAGGAACCGGTAATACGGATCTTATTTCTTTTGACCAATACGGCTTTGACGGCATCGGGATTTATGAATATCTTAAATCTGACATTTATCATTCACCTCATGATAGCACGACCTATCTCAATTATGATTACATGACGAGAATTACGAAAGCCATTCTTGCTACCGCATATGTTCTCAATAATACAGTCGTGCCCCTTCCCGATCTGATATTCTATTACCTCGATACTATCCCATCAGTTATGCTTCCGGGGGAGGAATATCCGATAAGAGTGCAAATTGAAGAATACTCCGGCGGGCAACTGGTTCCGGGCACGGCTCTAATCCATTATCAAATTGACGATGGAGAGTTCTATTCTGAGCCATTGATCGATGAAGGCGGGGGAAACTTTGGATTTTCCATGCCCGCTCCTGATTGCCGGAGCCGACTGAAGTATAATATAAGCGCCGAAGAATATTCCGGCGGAGTAATTTATTTCCCTTCATCAGACGAATTCCACGAATCATTGGTGTACACTGATGTAAATATTATGTTACAAGATAATTTTAATACCGATATGGGTTGGACAGTATCAGGTAATGCCAGTCATGGACATTGGGAACGATGGACAACTAATCGCCAACCATATCTTAATCAAGATCACGATTTCGATGGTTCGGGAAAGTGCTATCTAACGGAGGCTGATACCTCTACCTATCAAAATCAATTTGAGAATGATGTAGATGACGGATATACAATTCTCGATTCACCTCTATTCGATGCCACATCCGGTGATGTTGTTATTGATTATGCCGTATGGTATAGAAACTGGTCTTCCAGCAAAATAAATCAAGATGATATTTTTAAAATATCCCTTATCCATGGTGAACGACTGTATCTTGTAAAAACCCTTGGCCCGATTGAAGGCGCAGACGGCGAATGGCTTGCATATACGCTCCGGGTTAATGATAAACTGACTCCAACAGAGCCAATAGGCATCCGATTTGTGGCTTCAGACTATGGATTATTTTCGTGGGTTGAGGCGGCAGTAGATGCAGTTACCGTAACCTGCTATTCTTATTCTCCGAAAATAATAACGGACTCATTGCCCGAAGCCACGCTTGACTCTGCCTATATTCATGAGATGGAAGCTGTGGGATGCGCTGAACCATTTATCTGGGCGGACAAAAATGGTGATCTTGCCGGTACCGGTTTAAGCTTATCATCAGATGGATTGCTCGCCGGAATACCAACCGTTTCAGCTCCCATTAATTTTACAGCAGTTGTTGAAGATTTGGAAGGTTTGACCGGTGAATGTCAATTCACTTTGAATATCAATTTTGATTACTTCTGCGGTGATGCCAATTCTGACGAAAGTATAAATATCGGGGATGCCGTCTATATAATAAATCACATTTTCAAAAATGGCCCGGCGCCCGATCCAATTCAATCATGCAATGTAAATTGCGATGGCGCTTGTAATGTCGGTGATGCCGTATATTTAATCAATCACGTTTTCAAAGGCGGCAATATTCCTTGCGAGGATTGCCTATAAATCAATATCTGACCCGCAAACCCATGAAGGACTTGGCTATATAAAAATACCCAGAGATTTCGGCACCCACATTCCGGAATAATTTCAGCTACTTCAAGAGCTTTTTGATTTCTTCGAGGACCGGTGGCCCATCCGAAGGAACTAAATCCCTCGGGTGTCTTCCCACTCGACGCATCAACATTTATTCCACATAATCCCCATTATTCCGGAATTCATCCTTATATGTAGATGAAACATATTACAATTAAGCAATTGCCCGCAGGGGCGCGGTTTCTGCGCTCGCGCGGATATATTGACTATGTTTTTTGCGGGCCGGGAAACCCGGCACCCACAGAAAAACAGGCCTTCGTTAATTTTTCCCCTCTTGAGAGGGGTGCCCGA
This genomic interval from Candidatus Zixiibacteriota bacterium contains the following:
- a CDS encoding M20/M25/M40 family metallo-hydrolase, which produces MIRALRILLIVTGSLIIFSQIAEHSRCLGANTPPQTDLYKVYVECKQHADILSGSGADVLWRVKGGYLVLADQQVEEYFASFNLEFEIIKNDVNRDGLALDIYGDEVKPDSYSLIYEEGNNRLYDVGSASQTDLWKNGRMITIPDGSLPVIYKDASLLIAKSAVSDPFIDELISKISKDSLISYSEFFQSYNGRYCNTRNWRQAQAGIASKLTSFGCDSVVNDTLTALIDGSFLKCRNIIAYKTGTDYPHDQIIIGAHYDTYPEDSPGADDNGSGLVAVLEIARALADIDTKMTIIFILFDAEEHGLWGSMHYAREAAERSDRIVCVFNLDMIGHYLNETDLKVLFPTSNSEAFAQVLSDLAVSYESIGLACHISAGTGNTDLISFDQYGFDGIGIYEYLKSDIYHSPHDSTTYLNYDYMTRITKAILATAYVLNNTVVPLPDLIFYYLDTIPSVMLPGEEYPIRVQIEEYSGGQLVPGTALIHYQIDDGEFYSEPLIDEGGGNFGFSMPAPDCRSRLKYNISAEEYSGGVIYFPSSDEFHESLVYTDVNIMLQDNFNTDMGWTVSGNASHGHWERWTTNRQPYLNQDHDFDGSGKCYLTEADTSTYQNQFENDVDDGYTILDSPLFDATSGDVVIDYAVWYRNWSSSKINQDDIFKISLIHGERLYLVKTLGPIEGADGEWLAYTLRVNDKLTPTEPIGIRFVASDYGLFSWVEAAVDAVTVTCYSYSPKIITDSLPEATLDSAYIHEMEAVGCAEPFIWADKNGDLAGTGLSLSSDGLLAGIPTVSAPINFTAVVEDLEGLTGECQFTLNINFDYFCGDANSDESINIGDAVYIINHIFKNGPAPDPIQSCNVNCDGACNVGDAVYLINHVFKGGNIPCEDCL